The following proteins are encoded in a genomic region of Pelorhabdus rhamnosifermentans:
- the gvpJ gene encoding gas vesicle protein GvpJ: MKKMAVRTAMASSSLVEVVDRILDKGIVIDAWARVSLVGIELLAI; encoded by the coding sequence ATGAAAAAAATGGCCGTTAGAACTGCAATGGCATCTTCCAGCCTGGTTGAAGTCGTTGACCGCATCCTGGATAAAGGAATCGTGATAGACGCCTGGGCTCGTGTTTCACTCGTTGGGATTGAACTATTAGCTATTGA